ggtctcttgaatttcgaaagcaatcttcaaggatggtgatggatgatgtgcacggcttgtcttcttcttccttggccttgcttgaacttcgtggttgccctagaggatggagatgaacacggctaggctagagagagtttctgatttttttcttcaaagtgtaaaacgtaaagtgggggaactccaaaacgttgagaagaggggagattatataggggacgtcctccttgctctccaagccgtgtaaaccttatggaattaatctgaaaattccacataatttcctccaataatatcttgccaaataagccctatgaggtggttcaaccaatcacaaaattccatttaattccctaacaatcttggccgaaatttccttgataatattctgattttatactttaaattcggccaaaattcctttagggaatataggaatgtatctagacttcttttgagcttttcttggtctccacctttttctctttccttaaaactctctagggaAAATCtcttgccgtccaaaaccctagggttttcacGTCCTCCCTTGCTttcctcttcattcttcacggcaatccttctagggtttatttccaagtattttctttccataaaaatagccctagaaaatctccctagaaaatctctttgataattctgatttttgggcgccactttccttgtttctctctccttttggacggcaaacatctctagggtttcttcattgcgtcacaaaccctaattgcatgggcttttgtgggcctttggtccatttgccgaaaatccatagagttcttgggcctcgttgcttcaacttcaagccttctcatcttctaacgcaaaacacattatttttccatttctttttcatggttgcgttggaaacttgctagggaagccttcctccatttcgcagggtttcctagttggattaggaaagcttgtttcgtcatttctgctcatttctgtggcccgatttctctcatattcgttcgtcttgatgttcgcaagctcctctttccattcgtgcgttcatttccactttttagctcggaggtcctgaaaatagaaactagtatgaaaaatagaaacttttgaaaaatagaaactttctaaaaatgaaaaatggaaacttgccagaaatgagaaatgaaaactacaaaaatggaaactgtctacaataaggaactttcccaatcaaagaatggaaactttccaaaacagagatttttcaaggaaatggcgcaagaaatgtagggaaatgcagttaaaacgtcgcattaaaatgctcctatcaatagtATATTTGCAAACTAGTACAAAAGAATGCAACAGTATGTGATGACCACTAAAGACTCATatcatcagagagagagagagagagagagagagagtggtgagTTTTGTAATTAGATAGTTGATGTTATTACAAAGTCGTCCTTTCACTCTTTTTTGAGTTAAATGGGTTGATGAggaagggtttttttttcttttgttttttttttttggttatgggAAAGTTCTTTCCTAGAAATGGACTCTTATGGGTCTTTGGGTCAAAGACCCTACAATTTTTGTAAAAGTCTtgatattttcaattttctctctAGTGCTCCCCATTGGTGGCGCCCCGATGCCGGCATAGGTCTCTAGCCTCACCGGTGCATGGTAGTTGCTGCCGGATGGGTGGTTGACGGTTTCTTCATGGTGGAGAAGAAGCAATTGTCATCAATGGCTATCTATTTCGAGGGGCATCAGGCCATCAGCTGCATGTTGGATTGGAGTTTTCCGCATGGGCTAAGATGATTGATCTGCTGATCTACCCGCTGGCGAACCATGGATATGCAAAAGGGGTTCAAGTGGGGTTTCAACGATGATAGGTTGGGTTGTTGGCAGTGGAGCCTATGTGTTGATATGGGGTTCTTGCAAGAGGATTgagagtggtggtggcggcgggtTTGTTTGGGATGGTGGTGGATATCTCATAGTGGTTTCATTATGGTGTTCTCTGCAAATTAGATTTAGTGCAGGAGAAGTTAATGGTGGGAATATTAATCCAGTGGCAGTGGCTCTTCGCGGTCCAATGACTTCTTCTCTACAGATGGTGATTGTTCACATTAGTTTCTTTTTGGGTTGTATTAGCATTTGTTTTCTCAGGTTAGTTTTTTCATTAGGTTGGTTCAGTCCCTTCTCTGTCgacttagggtttaggggtccTAGTACTATAATTGTGCTTTGGTTATGGTATCAATTCCATGAAATTTCTATATTTTTTGGTGGTCAAGTATTGGAGAAGAGGTCCTGCACATAGTTTGGTGGCTTTGGATCATGGTGTTGAAGGGGGtaattttcttcttgaaatttgcTACGAAGTGGTATGGTAACTCATGGATTAGATTGATTGATGAGCCATTGTTTTGGCATTATTCCCGAggactacatgtaatattactATCGGTGGTTTCTTATTGTCAATATAACAGAGGTTTACCCTTGCACATGGTCTGACTGTGTAAAGACACGGTGTCAAAGAGGGTGACATGGTTGTTTTCAGTGTTCACGGTGATTCTTGGTATTGGTCTTGTTCTGTAGCCTGAAATAATGGGCGATTAAGGTGGTTAGAGGTTGGACCCGCTTAGCTCATGGATGTTATCATTAATAATGGACTTGTAACTGAGGTTATTTTTAGGGAAGAGAGTGGAGAATCTATGCCCACCACCAGTCACTCCAGTATTTTGTAATCTTTATAGTATTGAATAAAGATGTTttcattcttcaaaaaaaaaaaaaaatgaaaaccctAACCTAATCCTCTACGtattagaagaaaagaaaagtgagCCTAGCTACGATTTATTCCCCAACTTTATTATCCATGTTTCCAGAGAATTATAACTAGCATTATGCTTTTTGTTCCTTAAATGCCTTTTCTTCTTTAACAAGGATTAACTATTTATAATCACTACGTGCTCCATTTTAACAAGTTAAGATCTCGATCTATATTGTGAATAATTAAAGGAGAAAATCTATGGTTCAAAATTATGGTATCACTTTCAATTTGGGACCATTGTTTGAGCATAATGTGATCAGCTAAAACCAGTTCATTAGTATTCTCCAGGGCATCCATAGGATCTGAGTCATGTCCACAATATCCTCAAGAATGGAAATTATAATCAGCTCTTCACTGTTCACAGAACAAAACCATGGAAAAGGAACCCGAAAGGAAGCTTTCAATAAAGAAGATGCATTCATCAGAACAACTATAGACAGTTCAGTTTCTGTCACTAAAGTAATAGCTGATTTCTGATTGAATTGAGGTCGTAAGGATAAGAGTTTTACAGAATAACAAAAGTGCTTATGCTAAATTAGACTCGTTGTTGGAATTTAGTCCCTACAAATCTTCAAAGCACCCGCCAAGAATTAAAGGATGCCATTTGATCGAGAAACTAATGTAGCTAATCAAATTTATGGATAAATAGCGGTGATGTGTGACATAATGTCAAGTTAGATTGCTTAGTATGCAATTGGGTTGGTTATCATGAGATTCATTGAGCAAAGAAAAATTCTCTTTTGGCAAAACCAAATGTTTTATGCTGAGAGTTAATCTAAAGTTGTAGACTACATGCACAGAATTCACTCAATCGATTCGTATTGGGGGTTTGATAACATGAGTGTGCAACTAGACTTCACAATGAACATTACTACCCTAATCTGATCTCCAAGCCTACAATATGTAGTTGCAGAGGCAAAACCCAATTCAAATAAACATGTATAGTACTATATCAACGAACCATGGTCACGTTATTACTAAACAGAAACGAAGCAAATCAATATTTCATTTACAGAAACAAATTTTTCAAAGCACTTCTATGCTTATACTATAGTTGAGAAATGCGGCATTAAAACCTAACAAGCTTTACCAAATTTGAAACAAGCCAGTGGGTTCAATCATCATCCAGAAGCTTTCTCAGGCGGTCCTTGACAAACTCCCTGCTCGCCTTGACCCGTTCTTGCTGTGGCCCCACGTTGGCCAGCGACAGGTGAGCTCCGACGCCGAACAGTCCCGTCCCGGCGACGAAACAGCACGCCGTCACAACAAGCTGCTTCCGCGTCGGCGGATACGACCACACCACCATACCCCTCCTCTCTTTTTCGTTGTTCTGCAGCGTTTCTCAAACTTATACCACTCAATCCGACTCGTCGTTTAACAAAGCCCACAATCTACGACATGTCGATCTCTACCACTCAAGCCGACCCGTCGTCTAACCAGCAGTACAATTACGACACGTCGTTTTCTTGGCTGGTATCAGATTGAAACAAGAACAAGGAGGGGGAAACGAAAATGCAAAGGGTCCTATATGCCTAGTGTGCGCGTAGCTTCAGCCTCAATCGCCACATTACTCAAAGCCTGCAAAACCCAGTTCCGTCTTGAACAAATCCACGCCCAGATCATCCACAAGGGTCTAGAGCAAGACCACTTCCTCATCACCCAATTCATCTGCCTCTCCAACGCTCTCTCCTCCCTCCCTTACTCCACCGCCGTCTTCCGCCGCGTCAACAACCCCAGCAGCCATCTCTGGAACTCACTACTCAAAGGCCACTGCGAAAGATCCAGTTTTTCCGCCACCGTCTCTCTCTTCATTCGCATGAAGAGGGAGGATGGCGCGGCGGATGAGTACACGTACCCGTCGGTTGTGAAGGCCTGTGCCGGCGAGGGAAGGGTCCGGGAGGGAAGGGCGGTTCATGGGTCGGCGGTGAGGTGTGGGGTTGATGGGAATGTGTTTGTGGGGACTAGCTTGGTTGACTTGTATGGCAAATGTAGGGAGGTTGTGTGTGCACGGAAGGTGTTTGATGGAATGTGTGAGAGAAATGTGGTGTCTTGGACTGCTATGGTTGTTGGGTATGCCGGTGTTGGGGATATGGTGGGGGCGAGTAAGGTGTTCGGTGAAATGCCGGAGAGGAATGCTGTGTCGTGGAATGTGGTTATTAGTGGGTTTGTTAGGTTGGGTGATTTGGGGAATGCGAGGAGGGTGTTTGAGGAGATGCCGGGGAAAGATGTGGTTTCTTTTACTACTATGATTGATGGATATGCAAAGTCCGGGGATATGGCTTCGGCCAGGTTTTTGTTTGAGCAGGCTCCCGTTAAGGATATTGTTATGTGGTCGGCGTTGATATCGGGGTATGCTCAAAATGGTTTTCCCAATCAGGCTGTGAAAATATTTCTTGAGATGAGTAGTAGGAATGTGGAACCTGATGAGTTTATAATGGTGAGCTTGATGTCAGCTTGCTCCCAAGTGGGTTGCTTGGAATTGGCTGAATGGGTTGATTCGTATCTGAGCAATAGCTCAATCGATATTCGACAGCCTCATGTTCTTGCGGCTCTGATTGACATGAATGCAAAGTGTGGGAATATGGAAAGAGCAACGAGTTTGTTTGAAAACATGCCAAAACGGGACCTAATTTCGTATTGTTCAATGATACAAGGGTTGTCTATTCACGGCCGAGGGAATCAAGCTGTTGCCCTTTTCAATAGGATGTTAAGTGAAGGTTTGGCTCCAGATGAGGTAGCTTTTACAGTGATCCTGACAGCTTGTAGCCGTTCCGAGCTTGTTGAGGAGGGTCGGCATTTCTT
Above is a genomic segment from Rosa chinensis cultivar Old Blush chromosome 3, RchiOBHm-V2, whole genome shotgun sequence containing:
- the LOC112193213 gene encoding uncharacterized protein LOC112193213, with the protein product MVVWSYPPTRKQLVVTACCFVAGTGLFGVGAHLSLANVGPQQERVKASREFVKDRLRKLLDDD
- the LOC112193211 gene encoding putative pentatricopeptide repeat-containing protein At5g37570, which produces MPSVRVASASIATLLKACKTQFRLEQIHAQIIHKGLEQDHFLITQFICLSNALSSLPYSTAVFRRVNNPSSHLWNSLLKGHCERSSFSATVSLFIRMKREDGAADEYTYPSVVKACAGEGRVREGRAVHGSAVRCGVDGNVFVGTSLVDLYGKCREVVCARKVFDGMCERNVVSWTAMVVGYAGVGDMVGASKVFGEMPERNAVSWNVVISGFVRLGDLGNARRVFEEMPGKDVVSFTTMIDGYAKSGDMASARFLFEQAPVKDIVMWSALISGYAQNGFPNQAVKIFLEMSSRNVEPDEFIMVSLMSACSQVGCLELAEWVDSYLSNSSIDIRQPHVLAALIDMNAKCGNMERATSLFENMPKRDLISYCSMIQGLSIHGRGNQAVALFNRMLSEGLAPDEVAFTVILTACSRSELVEEGRHFFELMRHKYSMVPTPDHYACMVDLLSRSGWLEEAYELLQSMPVEPHAGAWGALLGACKLHCNVEFGELVANRLFVLEPKSAGSYVLLSDIYAAFHRWLDVSVVRNKMQERGLKKIPGISSI